The Natronobacterium texcoconense genome includes the window CGACGATTCTCGCATTTTTCGTAATTCCCGACGAGCGGTAGCTGTACCCGAGACTTAAACAGGAATGCGATGTACCGGTAGGTATGACGAACCACGTCCTCGTCCCAGTCGACGAATCGGACCGATCGAGCCAGGCCCTCGAGTTCGCGTGTACGGAGTATCCCGACGCCGACGTAACTGCGATCCACGTCCTCGATCCCGGCGACTTCTACGCGGCGACGGGAATCGAGGGCGGCGCGATGGCCAACTACGACGAACTCCGGAAACATCACGAGACGCAGGCGGAGAACATCCTCGAGCAGGCCCGACGAGAGGCCGACGAGTACGGCCGAGAGATCGAAACAGAACAGGCAGTCGGCAGCGTCTCGCAGTCGATCGTCGACTACGCGGCCGAACACGACGTCGACCACATCGTGATCGGAAGCCACGGCCGGACGGGAGCGAGCCGAATCCTGCTTGGAAGCGTCGCCGAGACGGTCGCCCGCCGGTCGCCGGTTCCGGTGACGATCGTCCGATAGCCGGGTTCGATCCCGCGGGAGGTACGTACCACTCTATAGCTCACATACCAACCGTTAGGTACGATCCCAGCCTCCCCTCGAGTATGAGCGACACCGACACGATTCGGATCGCGTTCGTCTGCGTCCAGAACGCGGGTCGAAGTCAGATGGCCACTGCCTACGCGGAACGGGAACGCGCCGAACGCGGTCTCGAGTCCGTCGAGATCCACTCGGGCGGAACACATCCCGCCGACGCCGTTCACGACGTAGTCGTTGAAGTGATGAGTGAGGAGGAGTTCGACCTATCCAGTCGGACACCCACGGAAATATCGACGGAAACCCTCGAGTCCTGTGACTACGTCGCCACCATGGGCTGTTCGACGCTCGAACTCGAGGCCGACACCGACGTCCGCGACTGGGATCTATCGGACCCACACGGAGAGGACCTCGAGCGGGTACACGAGATCCGTGAGAGCGTACGAGAACGCGTCGAGGCGTTGTTCGACGAACTCGAGAACGAACTGGCAGCGGAGAAGAACGCCGACTAACCGATCCCAGTCAGGCCGAGAGGGACTGACTTTCTCGTTCGGCCTCCGAGGAACGCATATCCAGGTCGGCACGGAGCGCCTCGATTGCCTCCTCGGGATCGGTCTCGGAGTCGAAGACTCGATCGAAGCCGAGTTCCCGGAAGAACTGTCGCGTCTCCTCGAAGTCGTCCTGTCCGACCGCGAGGTTGCCGCCGATGTAGGTGGTCACGTCCTCGAGGTCTGCGTCCGCGATTCGCTGGTGGAATCCCTCACAGTCCTGTTTGGCGTGGC containing:
- a CDS encoding universal stress protein, with the protein product MTNHVLVPVDESDRSSQALEFACTEYPDADVTAIHVLDPGDFYAATGIEGGAMANYDELRKHHETQAENILEQARREADEYGREIETEQAVGSVSQSIVDYAAEHDVDHIVIGSHGRTGASRILLGSVAETVARRSPVPVTIVR
- a CDS encoding arsenate-mycothiol transferase ArsC, with translation MSDTDTIRIAFVCVQNAGRSQMATAYAERERAERGLESVEIHSGGTHPADAVHDVVVEVMSEEEFDLSSRTPTEISTETLESCDYVATMGCSTLELEADTDVRDWDLSDPHGEDLERVHEIRESVRERVEALFDELENELAAEKNAD
- the glmS gene encoding methylaspartate mutase subunit S, whose amino-acid sequence is MTRTVVLGVIGSDAHVVGITILEQALSANGFDVVNLGVQSSQDEFVEAAAAHDAEAVLVSSLYGHAKQDCEGFHQRIADADLEDVTTYIGGNLAVGQDDFEETRQFFRELGFDRVFDSETDPEEAIEALRADLDMRSSEAERESQSLSA